The Cyclobacteriaceae bacterium genome includes a region encoding these proteins:
- a CDS encoding alpha-L-fucosidase — translation MKQVIFLITLIFIMNSCYRETKPPAPLLPLPSQSQLAWHDMEMNAFVHFTTNTFSGKEWGYGDEDPNIFNPTAMDAEQWIRTFKETGFKGVILTCKHHDGFCIWPSKFTDHSVKSSQWKDGKGDVVRDVAEACKKYGLKFGIYVSPWDRNHKAYGTPEYIEYYRNQIKELFTNYGPIFEMWFDGANGGDGFYGGAKEKRSIDGSKYYDWPATLNEIRTLEPAIIFFSDAGPGVRWVGNEKGIAGETNWNTISTDTLFAGKAGIESLLNTGSENGTSWVPAEVDVSIRPGWFYHAEEDALVKSPERLFDIYLTSVGRGSTLLLNIPPDRRGLIHENDVAALKGFKALRDSAFKNNLALSAILEVSTTRGDANEFSSAQLNDRDPETFWSTDDDVVSGSVEIQMDEGKVIHYVVLQEYIPLGQRVRSFTIEAWVWNKWKPISEGTTIGYKRIVQLPPTATQKIRITFQDAKACLAISNIEIY, via the coding sequence ATGAAGCAAGTCATATTCCTTATCACGCTGATCTTTATAATGAATTCATGCTATCGGGAAACAAAACCACCTGCTCCCCTGCTTCCACTCCCCAGTCAGTCTCAGCTCGCATGGCACGACATGGAGATGAATGCTTTCGTTCACTTTACCACCAACACATTTTCAGGAAAAGAGTGGGGATATGGTGATGAAGATCCCAACATCTTCAATCCTACAGCGATGGATGCAGAGCAGTGGATCCGGACTTTTAAAGAAACAGGTTTCAAAGGTGTGATATTAACATGCAAGCATCACGACGGGTTTTGCATCTGGCCCAGTAAGTTCACCGATCATTCTGTAAAATCCAGTCAATGGAAAGATGGCAAGGGTGATGTTGTAAGAGATGTTGCGGAAGCCTGTAAAAAGTATGGATTAAAGTTTGGGATCTATGTTTCTCCGTGGGATCGCAATCACAAAGCTTATGGCACTCCTGAATACATTGAATACTACCGCAATCAGATCAAAGAGCTTTTCACAAACTATGGCCCGATCTTCGAAATGTGGTTTGACGGTGCTAACGGAGGAGATGGATTTTATGGTGGCGCTAAAGAGAAGCGCAGCATTGATGGTTCGAAGTACTATGACTGGCCCGCAACACTGAATGAGATCAGAACATTGGAGCCTGCCATCATTTTCTTCAGCGACGCGGGACCAGGTGTGCGCTGGGTAGGAAATGAAAAAGGAATTGCGGGTGAAACAAACTGGAATACCATTTCAACGGACACCCTCTTTGCGGGAAAGGCAGGCATTGAAAGTCTATTGAACACAGGATCAGAAAACGGAACATCGTGGGTACCTGCGGAAGTAGATGTCTCCATAAGACCCGGATGGTTCTATCACGCAGAGGAAGATGCACTTGTAAAAAGTCCTGAGCGACTGTTTGATATTTATCTCACTTCGGTGGGACGAGGGTCTACCCTCCTGTTAAATATTCCACCGGATCGACGCGGGCTCATTCATGAAAATGATGTTGCCGCACTCAAAGGTTTTAAGGCGTTACGGGACAGTGCATTTAAGAATAACCTGGCGTTGAGCGCTATCCTTGAAGTGAGCACCACTCGCGGAGACGCAAACGAATTTTCATCGGCACAGCTAAACGATAGAGACCCTGAAACATTCTGGTCGACCGATGACGATGTGGTTTCCGGAAGTGTGGAGATCCAGATGGATGAGGGCAAGGTCATTCACTACGTAGTCTTACAAGAATACATTCCATTAGGTCAGCGGGTGCGGTCGTTTACCATTGAGGCCTGGGTGTGGAATAAATGGAAACCTATCTCAGAAGGAACGACTATCGGGTACAAAAGAATCGTACAACTTCCACCGACCGCGACACAAAAGATCCGGATCACCTTTCAGGACGCGAAAGCCTGCCTTGCCATTTCCAACATAGAAATCTATTAA
- the priA gene encoding primosomal protein N' gives MFDQNEDNGTFFAEVVLPVPIPKLFTYRVPAAWNSLVKKGQRVIVPFGQRKILTGVIAQLHHQPPAEYEAKYLLELLDESEIITPLQFQLYEWMASYYMCTVGEVLNAALPAGLKLSSESMVQMHPSFNLEESLFDFSEKERLVLAHLKSGSLSYSDVAKLLDVKSIYSILKSLTSKDAIILFEKVKEKYKPRTEKRIRIHHDHLDKKKLESLFEILSAKPKQEAVLLKFLQEVPVFQDQHLNEKGISKSALLATDISESSLNTLIKNKTFEEFEVVVPRFGFDDEIITPPLLLSEQQETSRNEILKSFEEKDAALLHGITSSGKTEIYIDLIRRALEGGSQVLYLLPEIALTTQIVFRLKKIFGASMGVYHSKFSDNERVEVWNGILTGKLRFVVGVRSSVFLPFDNLALIIVDEEHDPSYKQHDPAPRYHARDVAMMMAHQHHAKVLMGTATPSCESYYLAKAGKIGFSSLTQRFGDSKLPEIVFADLSKERKQKTIKGNFSSLLLREIKEATDKKEQVILFQNRRGHSPFVQCEDCGWVPTCINCAVSLTYHQYRHALICHYCGYREEFPKQCPTCSSKRILTHGYGTEKLEEELKLHFPESNISRMDLDTTRTRSGYETILGDFEKGDTDILVGTQMVTKGLDFDRVNLVGVFDADRMMHFPDFRSYERAFQLILQVSGRAGRRDKQGYVIIQTSNPRDPLFKFIVDHDTEGFLAEQLHDREQHFFPPFSRLIEITVKHTDKATCRKAAETLAGHIEKTIGGIKLLGPKESFISKIRNEFLQTILLKIPRNQGKLGDIKLRLIHLSDGLQEEKEFRNCKIVFDVDPV, from the coding sequence ATATTCGATCAAAACGAGGATAACGGGACATTTTTTGCGGAAGTGGTATTGCCTGTGCCGATTCCAAAGTTATTCACCTACCGGGTGCCTGCTGCCTGGAATTCACTGGTAAAGAAAGGACAGCGCGTCATCGTTCCTTTTGGACAACGTAAGATCCTGACGGGAGTCATCGCCCAACTTCACCACCAGCCCCCGGCGGAATATGAAGCGAAGTATCTTCTCGAACTTCTGGATGAATCGGAGATCATTACTCCCCTGCAGTTCCAGTTGTACGAATGGATGGCATCGTACTACATGTGCACGGTGGGCGAGGTATTGAATGCAGCGTTGCCAGCGGGATTAAAACTATCAAGCGAGTCGATGGTGCAAATGCATCCATCTTTTAACCTGGAGGAAAGTCTATTTGATTTTTCTGAAAAGGAAAGACTGGTGCTGGCGCATCTTAAATCGGGTTCACTCTCCTATTCGGATGTAGCAAAGTTGCTGGACGTTAAGTCTATTTACAGCATCCTGAAATCCCTTACTTCGAAAGACGCGATCATTCTTTTTGAAAAGGTAAAGGAGAAATATAAACCCAGGACAGAAAAGAGAATAAGGATCCATCACGATCATCTGGATAAGAAAAAACTGGAGTCGCTCTTTGAGATTCTTTCCGCGAAGCCAAAACAGGAAGCGGTATTGTTAAAGTTTCTTCAGGAGGTTCCTGTGTTTCAGGATCAGCACCTGAATGAAAAGGGTATTTCAAAATCAGCACTGCTCGCTACAGATATTTCTGAGTCCTCCCTCAACACGCTGATCAAAAACAAAACGTTTGAAGAGTTCGAAGTGGTGGTGCCTCGTTTCGGTTTTGACGATGAGATCATCACACCTCCATTGTTATTAAGTGAGCAACAGGAAACTTCACGGAATGAGATCCTGAAAAGCTTTGAGGAGAAAGATGCGGCGCTGCTTCATGGGATTACCAGCAGCGGAAAGACAGAGATCTACATCGATCTGATCCGCCGTGCGCTGGAAGGCGGATCGCAGGTGCTCTACCTTCTGCCCGAGATCGCATTGACGACCCAGATCGTGTTTCGTCTGAAGAAAATATTCGGAGCGTCTATGGGTGTATATCATTCCAAGTTCTCCGACAACGAGCGGGTTGAAGTGTGGAATGGAATCCTTACCGGCAAATTAAGATTTGTTGTGGGCGTACGATCTTCCGTGTTCCTTCCTTTTGATAATCTCGCACTCATCATTGTTGATGAAGAGCACGATCCATCCTACAAGCAGCACGATCCTGCGCCACGCTATCATGCCCGCGATGTGGCGATGATGATGGCTCATCAGCATCATGCAAAAGTTCTGATGGGGACAGCTACTCCATCCTGCGAAAGCTATTATCTGGCGAAAGCCGGAAAGATCGGATTCAGTTCACTCACACAGAGATTCGGTGACTCTAAACTACCGGAGATCGTTTTTGCTGATCTCTCCAAAGAGCGAAAGCAGAAGACCATCAAAGGAAACTTCTCCTCTCTTCTACTGCGCGAGATCAAAGAAGCGACTGATAAAAAAGAGCAGGTGATCCTGTTTCAAAACCGGCGGGGACATTCGCCGTTCGTTCAGTGTGAAGACTGCGGATGGGTGCCAACCTGTATCAATTGTGCAGTAAGTCTTACGTATCATCAATATCGTCATGCGCTGATCTGTCACTATTGCGGATACCGTGAAGAGTTTCCAAAGCAATGCCCGACGTGCTCGTCAAAAAGAATTCTTACCCATGGCTATGGAACAGAGAAGCTGGAAGAAGAGCTGAAGCTTCATTTCCCTGAATCGAATATCAGTCGCATGGACCTGGACACTACCCGCACGCGAAGCGGATATGAAACGATCCTCGGTGATTTTGAAAAGGGTGATACCGATATATTAGTTGGAACGCAGATGGTCACGAAAGGTCTTGACTTTGACCGGGTCAACCTTGTCGGAGTTTTTGATGCGGACCGGATGATGCACTTCCCTGACTTTCGTTCCTATGAGCGCGCCTTCCAGTTGATCCTTCAGGTCAGCGGCAGAGCAGGCCGCCGGGACAAGCAGGGTTATGTTATTATTCAGACATCCAATCCACGCGATCCATTATTCAAGTTCATCGTTGATCACGATACCGAAGGTTTTTTAGCAGAGCAGCTTCACGACCGGGAGCAGCATTTCTTCCCTCCTTTTTCAAGACTTATTGAGATAACAGTAAAGCATACTGACAAGGCAACCTGTCGAAAGGCCGCGGAGACGCTTGCCGGTCACATTGAGAAGACCATTGGAGGGATCAAGCTGCTCGGACCGAAAGAGTCTTTTATATCAAAGATCAGAAATGAATTTTTACAAACTATCCTTCTGAAGATTCCAAGAAATCAGGGGAAGCTTGGCGATATAAAGCTGAGACTCATCCACCTGAGCGATGGCCTGCAGGAAGAAAAAGAATTCAGAAACTGCAAGATTGTTTTCGATGTTGATCCTGTGTGA
- a CDS encoding TonB-dependent receptor plug domain-containing protein, translated as MRRCLYFILVFVCTSAIAQTGIINGRVLDAETLEPLPFANIFINHTSIGVAANDKGVFKLINVPAGEVEIVFSFVGYQSYQSKVSIRDNQTLEIIARLLPDKKLLDNIQVQGTRDKKWDSQLKKFSRIFLGETRNSLSCKILNPWVLDFKEGVAGVNNILYAEASSPIMVENLAMGYRITYFLKRFNSSGDSYVIQGNVRFEDMITNDLELLKRWETNRQDAYRGSSRHLFDAILHHRIKEEGFQVYYEKRVVTNTIVRAPVFTKELGINVFELKPEEIIIKPSLRVVGSRIELKKRLEIHYINKVAHINTYKDVNCPVSWIEFRDGTITVNNDGIPQDPEGMITSGEMEKARVSGLLPYNYKPFETPVKIQLEDTIKSSGWQALQEKVFMITDKPYYYPGEMIWFDAMIRYSNPLKRDTLSKVLHVELISPEKKVVQSTSYAITHSNVSGNLLIKGNLPSGNYYLRCYTQWMRNYGDDSFFSKPLPVLNLSEKVVSAQDAPTAFTGIKAEVSSEKQSYKPREKIDLEIALENKEGSSLISNLTVRVVDEKQVAHIHSSVIGDAVFAKESEIDHMKYAYPIESGIGFRGQINNGKENSKVTIVQGNNQDFATVETDADGKFWVNGFQFNDSSEFFLQAKTKKGKLSGTVSITHEDVFSMDHLAPPLVLNLEKNVSDQRAIVGYTLPDDSKMLEEVSVEATRLQATDFSKRFGQPDFNVNRKDIENETDGTLLNLLQRKVPGMRVVSYLANGNIRNMIVLRSVRNAREPLLMINDTPFFSEDGIYVTIMQFDVSTIDRIEIKLNATSGNGIRGQGGVIAIYTKTEDSKYVGTFNKKYFQSSMMKGYSEPLPFKAPDYGNQQEDHSQPDYRSTLYWNPNVITNEVGEVKFSFYAADPITKYRVIVEGMTIEGKPVYGETTIEIRNDH; from the coding sequence ATGAGACGTTGTTTATATTTTATTCTTGTATTTGTCTGCACATCGGCCATAGCTCAAACCGGTATTATCAACGGCCGGGTATTGGATGCCGAAACTCTTGAACCGCTTCCTTTTGCCAACATATTCATCAATCATACTTCCATTGGTGTAGCCGCCAATGATAAGGGTGTTTTTAAATTGATCAATGTCCCTGCCGGGGAAGTTGAAATTGTCTTTTCTTTTGTAGGGTATCAATCGTACCAGTCCAAAGTATCCATTCGTGACAACCAGACTTTGGAAATAATCGCAAGGCTGCTGCCAGATAAAAAGTTACTGGACAACATTCAGGTTCAGGGCACACGTGACAAGAAGTGGGACAGTCAACTGAAAAAGTTCTCCCGTATTTTTCTTGGCGAGACCCGCAACTCATTGTCATGCAAGATTCTTAATCCCTGGGTGCTTGACTTCAAAGAAGGAGTGGCCGGAGTCAATAATATTTTATATGCAGAAGCCTCTTCTCCAATTATGGTTGAGAATCTTGCCATGGGCTATCGTATCACTTATTTTTTAAAGCGCTTTAATTCAAGTGGCGACTCTTACGTCATTCAGGGTAATGTCAGGTTTGAGGATATGATCACCAATGACCTCGAGCTGTTAAAAAGATGGGAAACGAACAGGCAGGATGCTTATCGCGGATCTTCGCGTCATTTATTTGATGCAATCCTTCATCATCGCATAAAAGAGGAAGGGTTTCAGGTGTATTATGAAAAGCGTGTTGTGACCAATACAATTGTTCGGGCTCCTGTCTTTACAAAAGAGCTTGGGATTAATGTTTTTGAACTGAAGCCAGAGGAAATTATCATCAAGCCAAGTTTAAGAGTTGTGGGCTCCAGAATTGAACTTAAGAAAAGGCTGGAGATTCATTATATAAATAAAGTTGCTCACATTAATACTTATAAAGATGTGAATTGCCCCGTTTCGTGGATTGAATTCAGAGATGGTACGATCACCGTAAACAATGATGGCATTCCTCAGGATCCGGAAGGGATGATCACCTCCGGCGAAATGGAGAAGGCACGCGTATCAGGACTCTTGCCTTATAACTACAAACCTTTTGAGACGCCAGTAAAGATCCAGCTGGAGGACACCATTAAATCATCGGGCTGGCAAGCGCTCCAGGAAAAGGTTTTCATGATCACAGACAAGCCATACTATTATCCTGGTGAAATGATCTGGTTTGATGCAATGATCCGCTATAGTAATCCTCTCAAGAGAGATACACTAAGTAAGGTCCTGCATGTAGAGCTGATAAGTCCCGAAAAGAAGGTTGTGCAATCCACTTCGTATGCGATCACACATTCCAATGTCTCAGGGAATTTACTGATCAAAGGAAATCTGCCTTCCGGAAATTATTATTTGAGGTGCTATACACAATGGATGCGCAACTACGGCGATGACTCTTTCTTTTCAAAGCCTCTGCCTGTTTTGAATTTATCCGAAAAGGTAGTCTCTGCTCAGGATGCACCAACGGCTTTCACCGGAATCAAAGCGGAGGTAAGCTCTGAAAAACAATCATACAAACCCCGGGAAAAGATTGATCTTGAAATTGCGCTTGAGAACAAAGAAGGCTCATCTCTTATATCCAATCTGACGGTCAGGGTAGTGGACGAGAAACAAGTAGCGCACATCCACTCATCCGTCATCGGAGATGCTGTCTTTGCAAAAGAATCTGAAATAGATCACATGAAGTATGCTTATCCGATTGAAAGTGGAATAGGTTTCAGAGGACAGATCAACAATGGGAAAGAGAATTCGAAGGTGACGATTGTTCAGGGAAACAATCAGGATTTTGCAACGGTAGAAACAGATGCTGACGGAAAATTCTGGGTCAATGGTTTTCAGTTCAATGATTCCTCTGAATTCTTTCTTCAGGCTAAAACCAAAAAGGGAAAATTATCAGGCACCGTCAGTATTACTCATGAAGATGTTTTTTCCATGGATCATCTCGCGCCGCCACTGGTACTGAACCTTGAAAAAAATGTAAGCGATCAACGTGCTATTGTGGGTTATACCCTTCCGGACGATTCAAAGATGCTGGAAGAAGTTTCTGTGGAGGCAACCCGGCTTCAGGCAACTGATTTTTCCAAGAGATTCGGTCAGCCGGATTTCAACGTTAACCGTAAGGACATTGAAAATGAAACCGATGGCACTCTGTTGAATCTGCTTCAGCGGAAAGTGCCGGGCATGCGTGTTGTTTCCTATTTGGCCAACGGAAACATTCGTAACATGATCGTATTACGCTCCGTCAGAAATGCCCGTGAGCCTCTGCTCATGATCAATGATACTCCTTTCTTTTCTGAAGACGGTATTTATGTGACCATCATGCAATTTGATGTTTCTACCATTGACCGGATTGAGATCAAGCTTAATGCAACATCAGGAAATGGTATCAGGGGACAGGGGGGTGTCATTGCGATCTATACCAAGACAGAAGATTCCAAATATGTCGGAACGTTCAATAAAAAGTATTTCCAATCATCAATGATGAAGGGATACTCAGAACCTCTGCCATTCAAAGCACCGGACTACGGCAATCAGCAGGAGGATCATTCCCAGCCGGATTACAGGTCAACGCTTTACTGGAATCCGAATGTGATCACCAATGAAGTAGGAGAGGTAAAGTTTTCTTTCTATGCTGCAGATCCTATAACCAAGTACCGGGTCATTGTAGAAGGCATGACCATTGAAGGTAAACCTGTTTATGGTGAGACCACCATCGAAATCAGAAACGATCACTGA
- the surE gene encoding 5'/3'-nucleotidase SurE: MMAKPLILVINDDGITSPGIKNLVDVMKELGDVLVVAPNRPQSGMGHAITVGDTLRLKESTIFEDVRAFECSGTPADCVKMARHYVLKDKRQPDVVVSGVNHGSNTSISVLYSGTMSAAIEAAIEGTPAIGFSLCDFGNDADFSHTLEPIKKITQQVLDKGLPKGVALNVNFPKKKKESLKGFRICRQANAKWVEEFDERKDPNGRNYFWMTGKFVNFDKGEDNDEWAIANNYISVVPCQFDLTAHSAIPILNEEWDILK, encoded by the coding sequence ATTATGGCAAAACCTCTCATTCTTGTTATCAACGACGATGGAATCACATCTCCCGGGATAAAAAACTTAGTAGACGTCATGAAAGAGCTGGGGGATGTATTGGTGGTGGCACCCAATCGTCCGCAGTCAGGAATGGGTCATGCCATTACGGTAGGGGACACCCTTCGGCTTAAAGAATCAACCATCTTTGAAGATGTCCGTGCATTTGAATGTTCCGGTACACCGGCAGATTGTGTGAAGATGGCGAGGCACTATGTGCTGAAAGATAAACGTCAGCCGGATGTTGTGGTGAGTGGAGTGAATCATGGAAGCAATACTTCTATCAGTGTATTGTATTCCGGTACCATGTCCGCTGCGATTGAAGCTGCTATTGAAGGAACTCCTGCAATAGGTTTTTCACTGTGTGATTTTGGCAATGATGCAGATTTTTCACACACGCTTGAGCCGATAAAGAAAATCACCCAACAGGTATTAGATAAAGGTCTGCCAAAAGGTGTTGCTTTGAATGTGAATTTTCCAAAGAAAAAGAAAGAGTCACTGAAGGGCTTTCGTATCTGCCGGCAGGCTAACGCAAAATGGGTAGAGGAGTTTGATGAACGAAAGGATCCCAACGGAAGAAACTACTTCTGGATGACGGGAAAGTTTGTCAACTTCGATAAAGGTGAGGATAATGATGAGTGGGCTATTGCCAATAACTATATTTCGGTAGTTCCATGTCAATTTGATCTGACCGCTCATTCGGCAATACCTATATTAAATGAAGAGTGGGATATATTGAAATAG